A part of Streptomyces sp. NBC_00557 genomic DNA contains:
- a CDS encoding tetratricopeptide repeat protein codes for MYGKAFAPEYQGALTTLSVNSSLVDVLAEGTEKLREAERSGRPAEAARCGLAVAEAHRRLGQVRDADRAWKASYRAARAAGDTAAMAWALWSGGTLARQRGAFPLAWRLLGLAAELGERGGDVVVRGYSLAGLAETGRIQGDYAAVGRLHEQLLAEARRRGEARHTVWALEGIAQMHRNTGDLDRAYALFEEAAEIAERAEDRRGHAWALRGLADILSVRDKNTEGALELLSRAEADCRAMNLSSALAYNHKMRGNVLYRAGRYPEARRMYELALTEFRAMSEPRGEALARLGLAKSLARLGRDRAETAAELADLARTLERSGLKHAREMVARAQEEFGLGTEAAR; via the coding sequence ATGTACGGCAAGGCTTTCGCCCCCGAGTACCAGGGCGCCCTGACCACCCTGTCCGTGAACTCCTCGCTGGTCGATGTGCTGGCGGAGGGCACCGAGAAGCTGCGCGAGGCCGAGCGGTCCGGGCGCCCGGCCGAGGCGGCCCGCTGCGGGCTCGCCGTGGCCGAGGCGCACCGGCGGCTCGGCCAGGTGCGGGACGCCGACCGGGCGTGGAAGGCGAGTTACCGCGCCGCCCGCGCGGCCGGCGACACCGCCGCGATGGCGTGGGCCCTGTGGAGCGGCGGCACCCTGGCCCGGCAGCGCGGCGCCTTCCCGCTGGCCTGGCGGCTGCTGGGGCTCGCGGCCGAACTCGGCGAACGCGGCGGGGACGTCGTGGTCCGCGGCTACTCGCTGGCCGGTCTCGCGGAGACCGGCCGGATCCAGGGCGACTACGCGGCGGTCGGCCGGCTGCACGAGCAGCTGCTGGCCGAGGCGCGCAGGCGCGGCGAGGCCCGGCACACGGTGTGGGCGCTGGAGGGCATCGCCCAGATGCACCGCAACACCGGCGACCTCGACCGGGCCTACGCGCTGTTCGAGGAGGCGGCGGAGATAGCCGAGCGGGCGGAGGACCGGCGCGGGCACGCCTGGGCGCTGCGCGGACTCGCCGACATCCTCTCGGTGCGCGACAAGAACACCGAGGGCGCGCTGGAGCTGCTGTCCCGCGCGGAGGCCGACTGCCGGGCGATGAACCTCTCCAGCGCTCTCGCCTACAACCACAAGATGCGCGGCAACGTCCTGTACCGGGCCGGGCGTTACCCCGAGGCCCGCCGGATGTACGAGCTGGCGCTGACGGAGTTCCGCGCCATGAGCGAGCCGCGCGGCGAGGCGCTGGCCCGGCTGGGGCTGGCCAAGTCGCTGGCCCGGCTCGGGCGGGACCGCGCCGAGACCGCGGCCGAACTCGCCGATCTGGCGCGGACGCTGGAGCGCAGCGGACTGAAGCACGCCCGGGAGATGGTGGCCCGGGCCCAGGAGGAGTTCGGTCTCGGCACGGAGGCCGCCCGGTGA
- a CDS encoding AIM24 family protein: MKGDLFSSEHVVQPAVEPGMSVENAKCLKYAVDGAMYARQGAMVAYRGSLAFERKGQGVGGMLKRAVTGEGLPLMAVRGRGEAWFAHEAQNCFIVEVEPGDRFTVNGRNVLCFDASLSYDIKTVKGSGIAGGGLFNSVFSGHGRLGLVCDGSPLVIPVSAQAPVYADTDAVVGWTAHLQTSLHRSQSIGSMLRGGSGETVQLKLQGEGFVVVRPSELTAHSQQH; encoded by the coding sequence ATGAAGGGTGATCTCTTTTCCAGTGAGCACGTGGTGCAGCCGGCCGTGGAGCCGGGCATGTCCGTCGAGAACGCCAAGTGCCTCAAGTACGCGGTGGACGGCGCGATGTACGCCCGCCAGGGCGCGATGGTCGCCTACCGGGGCAGCCTCGCCTTCGAGCGCAAGGGCCAGGGCGTCGGCGGCATGCTGAAGCGCGCGGTCACCGGTGAGGGGCTGCCCCTCATGGCGGTGCGCGGCCGGGGCGAGGCCTGGTTCGCGCACGAGGCGCAGAACTGCTTCATCGTCGAGGTCGAGCCCGGCGACCGGTTCACGGTCAACGGCCGCAACGTACTGTGCTTCGACGCCTCACTGTCGTACGACATCAAGACCGTCAAGGGCTCGGGCATCGCCGGCGGCGGCCTGTTCAACAGCGTGTTCAGCGGGCACGGCCGGCTCGGCCTGGTCTGCGACGGCAGCCCGCTGGTCATCCCGGTCTCGGCGCAGGCGCCGGTGTACGCCGACACCGACGCGGTGGTCGGCTGGACCGCGCACCTGCAGACCTCGTTGCACCGGTCCCAGTCCATCGGCTCGATGCTGCGCGGCGGTTCCGGAGAAACCGTCCAATTGAAGCTCCAGGGCGAGGGTTTCGTCGTGGTGCGCCCCAGCGAGCTGACCGCGCACAGCCAGCAGCACTGA
- a CDS encoding M4 family metallopeptidase, with protein sequence MRRPHIRSVAVAIAVTTAATGLAGTAFAGPSTGVERSSASATTNATAVVEAARTAAFAHASATGVSQGDALHAQDVMLDPEGARHVRFVRTHDGLPVLGGDLVVHLDHKLAYTGVTRAADQAVKPATTKAELTAAQAAAKAARAAKGEAGAAQLVVDARDGSSALSYQVSVTDDQGGSHTVVVDAVTGKVRSNTPDSDEFLSPKLLQSLRRHGETIDPATGTGSASPEAGLLGSGVSGATASYPSAAKGTGKTLFVGSVGLTTTQTSRGHYQLKDPSRYGTETRDAKGSYTEKFSSGTKFTGTTNVWGNGTTANRASAAADAQYGVTKTLDFYKSTFGRKGIANNSKAAQAMVHWGKKVANAFWDPTCNCMLYGDGDGDMFKKPLVVLDVTGHELTHGVVDATAKLEPTYVDSDGNQYGEPGALNESLADIFGSNVEFYAKNTKDTGDYLIGEKLGLSQKFLRRLDHPSLDKLEGTIDYWSPDTYYTEVHAGSGVSSHAYYLLAEGSGKKTINGVAYNSPTYDHSTVKGIGRTKATAIFYRALTRYMVSTTDFHDARIATLKAAKDLYGANSTEYKTVDKAWAAVDVTAANTPAARH encoded by the coding sequence TTGCGTAGACCGCACATACGCAGCGTCGCTGTCGCCATCGCGGTGACGACCGCTGCCACGGGCCTGGCCGGTACGGCATTCGCGGGTCCCTCGACGGGGGTGGAGCGGTCCTCGGCGTCCGCGACCACGAACGCCACCGCGGTGGTGGAGGCGGCGCGCACCGCGGCCTTCGCCCACGCCTCGGCGACCGGCGTCTCCCAGGGCGACGCACTGCACGCCCAGGACGTCATGCTCGACCCCGAGGGCGCCCGGCACGTCCGCTTCGTCCGCACCCACGACGGCCTGCCCGTCCTCGGCGGCGACCTCGTCGTCCACCTCGACCACAAGCTGGCCTACACCGGTGTGACCCGCGCCGCCGATCAAGCCGTCAAGCCGGCCACCACCAAGGCCGAGCTGACCGCGGCTCAGGCCGCCGCGAAGGCCGCCCGCGCCGCCAAGGGCGAGGCGGGCGCCGCGCAGCTCGTCGTCGACGCGCGCGACGGCTCCTCCGCCCTCTCCTACCAGGTGAGCGTGACCGACGACCAGGGCGGCTCCCACACCGTCGTCGTCGACGCCGTCACCGGCAAGGTGCGCAGCAACACCCCCGACAGCGACGAGTTCCTGTCGCCGAAGCTGCTCCAGAGCCTGCGCAGGCACGGCGAGACCATCGACCCGGCCACCGGCACCGGCTCCGCCTCGCCCGAGGCCGGCCTGCTCGGCTCCGGCGTCTCCGGCGCCACGGCGAGCTACCCGTCGGCCGCCAAGGGCACCGGCAAGACCCTCTTCGTGGGCTCCGTCGGCCTGACCACCACGCAGACCTCGCGCGGCCACTACCAGCTGAAGGACCCGAGCCGGTACGGCACCGAGACGCGCGACGCCAAGGGCTCGTACACGGAGAAGTTCAGCTCCGGCACCAAGTTCACCGGCACCACCAACGTGTGGGGCAACGGCACGACCGCCAACCGGGCCAGCGCCGCGGCCGACGCCCAGTACGGCGTCACCAAGACCCTGGACTTCTACAAGAGCACCTTCGGCCGCAAGGGCATAGCCAACAACAGCAAGGCCGCGCAGGCGATGGTGCACTGGGGCAAGAAGGTCGCCAACGCCTTCTGGGACCCGACCTGCAACTGCATGCTGTACGGCGACGGCGACGGCGACATGTTCAAGAAGCCGCTCGTCGTCCTCGACGTCACCGGCCACGAGCTGACGCACGGCGTGGTGGACGCGACCGCCAAGCTGGAGCCGACCTACGTCGACTCCGACGGCAACCAGTACGGCGAGCCGGGCGCGCTGAACGAGTCGCTCGCCGACATCTTCGGCTCCAACGTCGAGTTCTACGCCAAGAACACGAAGGACACCGGGGACTACCTGATCGGCGAGAAGCTGGGCCTGTCGCAGAAGTTCCTGCGCCGTCTCGACCACCCGTCGCTCGACAAGCTCGAGGGCACCATCGACTACTGGTCGCCGGACACCTACTACACCGAGGTGCACGCCGGTTCCGGTGTCTCCTCGCACGCCTACTACCTCCTCGCGGAGGGCAGCGGCAAGAAGACCATCAACGGCGTGGCCTACAACTCGCCGACCTACGACCACTCCACGGTCAAGGGCATCGGCCGCACCAAGGCCACCGCCATCTTCTACCGTGCCCTGACCCGCTACATGGTCTCCACGACCGACTTCCACGACGCGCGGATCGCGACGCTGAAGGCGGCCAAGGACCTGTACGGCGCGAACAGCACCGAGTACAAGACGGTGGACAAGGCGTGGGCCGCGGTCGACGTCACCGCCGCCAACACCCCGGCCGCCCGTCACTGA
- a CDS encoding SGNH/GDSL hydrolase family protein, with protein sequence MTGRFARGCRLAAALLTVAACQSAPARVGALPPPTERASGVVTWAASADRLGEGVAGQDYRLIVHTSVGGDDLRVRLSNAFGDRPLTVDDVHAGIRARGAALRPGSNRRLTFAGARTVTVPAGGTAWSDPVPGRVPAGTDLAVSLHTPDAAGPATGHWLAMQTSYTGQGDHTAEDGGAHWTRTTGAWWYLDAVSVRPSRPGTGAVAVLGDSLTDGWHSTPDTDRRWPDYLARRLHRAHTAVQGVADEGVAGNQVLADGAGQSALHRLDRDVLSLPGVRTVFLFEGVNDLKAHTGVRARDLIAGYRKIVQRAHAAGKCVVAATIGPFGGWPEWDRRDDAVRRQVNRFVRGGGEFDAVTDFDRALRRPHDPARLRPALDGGDHLHPDDRGMRSLADAVRPSSLDCAR encoded by the coding sequence GTGACCGGCCGGTTCGCCCGCGGCTGCCGCCTCGCCGCCGCCCTGCTCACCGTCGCCGCCTGCCAGTCCGCGCCCGCCCGCGTGGGCGCCCTCCCCCCGCCCACCGAGCGGGCCTCCGGGGTCGTGACCTGGGCGGCGAGCGCGGACCGCCTGGGCGAGGGCGTCGCCGGCCAGGACTACCGGCTGATCGTGCACACCAGCGTCGGCGGCGACGATCTGCGCGTCCGCCTGAGCAACGCCTTCGGCGACCGGCCGCTGACCGTGGACGACGTGCACGCCGGGATACGCGCCCGGGGCGCCGCCCTGCGGCCCGGCAGCAACCGGCGGCTGACCTTCGCCGGCGCCCGCACGGTCACCGTCCCCGCGGGCGGCACCGCCTGGAGCGACCCCGTGCCCGGCCGGGTGCCCGCCGGCACCGATCTCGCCGTCAGCCTGCACACCCCGGACGCGGCGGGACCGGCGACCGGCCACTGGCTCGCGATGCAGACGTCGTACACCGGCCAGGGCGACCACACCGCCGAGGACGGCGGCGCCCACTGGACCCGGACGACCGGCGCCTGGTGGTACCTCGACGCCGTGTCCGTACGGCCGTCACGTCCGGGCACCGGGGCCGTGGCCGTGCTCGGCGACTCCCTCACCGACGGCTGGCACTCCACCCCGGACACCGACCGCCGCTGGCCCGACTACCTCGCCCGCCGCCTGCACAGGGCCCACACGGCCGTCCAGGGCGTCGCCGACGAGGGCGTCGCGGGCAACCAGGTGCTCGCGGACGGCGCCGGGCAGAGCGCCCTGCACCGGCTGGACCGGGATGTGCTGTCCCTGCCCGGGGTGCGCACCGTGTTCCTCTTCGAGGGGGTGAACGACCTCAAGGCACACACCGGTGTCCGCGCGCGGGACCTGATCGCCGGCTACCGGAAGATCGTCCAGCGGGCGCACGCGGCGGGCAAGTGCGTGGTCGCCGCCACCATCGGACCCTTCGGGGGCTGGCCCGAATGGGACCGGCGCGACGACGCGGTGCGCCGGCAGGTGAACCGGTTCGTCCGCGGCGGCGGGGAGTTCGACGCCGTCACCGACTTCGACCGCGCCCTGCGCCGCCCGCACGACCCCGCGCGGCTGCGGCCCGCCCTCGACGGCGGCGACCATCTCCACCCCGACGACCGCGGCATGCGGTCGCTGGCGGACGCGGTCCGCCCGAGCAGCCTCGACTGCGCCCGCTGA
- a CDS encoding UBP-type zinc finger domain-containing protein, translated as MSTVEGVDPGVPPSGPGCVECEAAGGWWFHLRRCAQCGHIGCCDDSPAKHATAHYHATGHPVIRSFEPGEEWFWNYATDELYTAGPELAPPASHPADQPVPGPAGRVPGNWAETLRG; from the coding sequence ATGAGCACCGTCGAAGGAGTCGACCCGGGCGTCCCGCCCAGCGGCCCGGGATGTGTGGAGTGCGAGGCGGCGGGCGGCTGGTGGTTCCATCTGCGCCGGTGCGCGCAGTGCGGGCACATCGGGTGCTGCGACGACTCCCCCGCCAAGCACGCGACCGCCCACTACCACGCCACGGGGCATCCGGTGATCCGGAGTTTCGAGCCGGGCGAGGAGTGGTTCTGGAACTACGCGACGGACGAGCTGTACACGGCGGGGCCCGAACTGGCGCCGCCCGCCAGCCATCCCGCGGACCAGCCGGTGCCGGGGCCTGCCGGGCGGGTGCCGGGGAACTGGGCGGAGACGTTGCGGGGCTGA
- a CDS encoding ATP-binding protein gives MSGQIMPCSPKEIGSLFLFEKLSPEQLGRLCGEGRVELFEPGPVYTEGDPATCFFVMIEGTVVLSRRVAGDDVEVARTSQRGVYAGAMQAYLGDRVRQVYNNSMRVTEPSRFFVLPADIFADVMTEWFPMAVHLLEGLFFGSKNTQAAIGQRERLLALGSLSAGLTHELNNPAAAAVRATATLRERVAKMRRKLAVISEGPFSRDALASLIEVQERTAERVAKAPVLTPLEAADREDLLTDWLEDHGIGQAWQLAPTFVQAGLDVDWLEQVAAAVDPEILPGAVGWLNYTIETELLMNEIEDSTTRISHLVDAAKQYSQLDRAPYRVVDVHELLDSTLLMLSGKIGAGIKVVKEYDRTLPPVPAYPAELNQVWTNLVDNAVSAINGAGGSGTLTVRTALDHERLLVEFRDTGPGVPPEIKDRIFDPFFTTKPVGEGTGLGLDISWRIVVNKHHGSLRVDSVPGDTRFQVLLPLTAEAPEEVEETA, from the coding sequence ATGAGCGGGCAGATCATGCCGTGCAGTCCGAAGGAGATCGGCTCGCTGTTCCTCTTCGAGAAGCTGAGCCCCGAGCAGCTGGGCCGGCTGTGCGGCGAGGGGCGGGTGGAGCTGTTCGAGCCCGGCCCGGTGTACACCGAGGGCGACCCGGCGACCTGCTTCTTCGTGATGATCGAGGGCACGGTGGTGCTGTCCCGCCGGGTCGCCGGCGACGACGTGGAGGTCGCCCGCACCTCGCAGCGCGGGGTGTACGCGGGCGCGATGCAGGCCTACCTCGGCGACCGGGTGCGGCAGGTCTACAACAACTCGATGCGGGTGACGGAGCCGTCGCGGTTCTTCGTGCTGCCGGCGGACATCTTCGCGGACGTCATGACCGAGTGGTTCCCGATGGCCGTGCACCTGCTGGAGGGCCTGTTCTTCGGCTCGAAGAACACGCAGGCGGCGATCGGGCAGCGGGAGCGGCTGCTGGCGCTCGGCTCGCTGTCGGCCGGGCTCACGCACGAGCTGAACAACCCGGCGGCGGCAGCGGTCCGGGCCACCGCGACGTTGCGCGAACGGGTCGCCAAGATGCGGCGCAAGCTCGCCGTGATCTCCGAAGGGCCCTTCTCCCGTGACGCGCTGGCGAGCCTGATCGAGGTGCAGGAGCGCACCGCGGAGCGGGTCGCCAAGGCGCCGGTGCTCACTCCCCTGGAGGCCGCCGACCGGGAGGACCTGCTCACGGACTGGCTGGAGGACCACGGCATCGGCCAGGCCTGGCAGCTGGCGCCCACCTTCGTGCAGGCCGGGCTCGACGTCGACTGGCTGGAGCAGGTCGCGGCGGCCGTGGACCCGGAGATCCTGCCCGGAGCGGTCGGCTGGCTCAACTACACCATCGAGACCGAGCTGCTGATGAACGAGATCGAGGACTCCACCACCCGGATCTCGCATCTGGTCGACGCCGCGAAGCAGTACTCCCAGCTGGACCGGGCGCCCTACCGGGTGGTGGACGTCCACGAACTCCTCGACAGCACGCTGCTGATGCTGTCCGGCAAGATCGGCGCCGGCATCAAGGTCGTCAAGGAGTACGACCGCACGCTCCCGCCGGTGCCCGCCTACCCGGCCGAGCTGAACCAGGTGTGGACCAACCTGGTCGACAACGCCGTGTCGGCCATCAACGGGGCGGGCGGCTCGGGCACGTTGACGGTGCGGACCGCGCTCGACCACGAGCGGCTCCTGGTCGAGTTCCGGGACACCGGCCCGGGTGTGCCGCCGGAGATCAAGGACCGGATCTTCGACCCGTTCTTCACCACCAAGCCGGTCGGCGAGGGCACCGGGCTGGGCCTGGACATCTCCTGGCGGATCGTCGTCAACAAGCATCACGGCAGCCTGCGCGTCGACTCGGTCCCCGGTGACACCCGTTTCCAGGTGCTGCTGCCGCTGACCGCCGAGGCGCCGGAGGAAGTGGAGGAAACGGCATGA
- a CDS encoding FAD-dependent oxidoreductase, translated as MAQAADTARTVILTVDDDPGVSRAVARDLRRRYGESYRIVRAESGPSALEALRELKLRGDLVAVILADYRMPQMNGIEFLEQALDVYPGARRVLLTAYADTNAAIDAINVVDLDHYLLKPWDPPEEKLYPVLDDLLEAWRSSAYRPVPSTKVVGHRWSARSSNVREFLARNQVPYRWYSVEEPEGRRLLAAAGADDARLPLVITPDGGTLVEPEAPELAARVGLATTPTADFYDLIVIGGGPAGLGAAVYGASEGLRTVLVERSATGGQAGQSSRIENYLGFPDGVSGAQLTDRARRQAAKFGAEILTAREVTALEANGAARVVRFADGTAIAAHSVILATGVQYRQLEAQGCTDLTGCGVFYGSALTEAASCQGQDIYIVGGANSAGQAAMYLSRGAKSVTLLVRGPDLSASMSHYLIQQINEAPNISVRPHTVVDAAHGSDHLEQLTLRDTVTGECERVDAQWMFVFIGAAPLTDWLGDAVLRDERGFILAGPDLTADGRPPAGWELDRPPYHLETSVPGVFVAGDARAESAKRVASAVGEGAMAVMLVHRYLEQS; from the coding sequence ATGGCACAGGCCGCCGACACAGCGCGGACCGTCATCCTGACCGTGGACGACGACCCGGGGGTCTCCCGCGCCGTCGCCCGCGATCTGCGGCGGCGCTACGGCGAGTCGTACCGGATCGTGCGCGCGGAGTCCGGTCCGTCCGCGCTGGAGGCGCTGCGGGAGCTGAAGCTGCGCGGCGACCTGGTGGCGGTGATCCTGGCCGACTACCGGATGCCGCAGATGAACGGCATCGAGTTCCTGGAGCAGGCGCTGGACGTGTATCCGGGCGCGCGGCGGGTGCTGCTCACCGCGTACGCGGACACCAACGCGGCGATCGACGCGATCAACGTCGTCGACCTGGACCACTATCTGCTCAAGCCCTGGGACCCGCCGGAGGAGAAGCTCTACCCGGTCCTGGACGACCTGCTCGAGGCCTGGCGCAGCAGCGCCTACCGGCCCGTGCCCAGCACCAAGGTCGTCGGGCACCGCTGGTCGGCCCGGTCGTCGAACGTGCGCGAGTTCCTGGCCCGCAACCAGGTGCCCTACCGCTGGTACTCGGTGGAGGAGCCGGAGGGCCGCCGGCTGCTGGCGGCCGCCGGAGCGGACGACGCGCGGCTGCCGCTGGTGATCACGCCGGACGGCGGCACCCTTGTCGAGCCGGAGGCCCCGGAGCTGGCGGCGCGGGTGGGCCTGGCGACGACTCCGACGGCCGACTTCTACGACCTGATCGTGATCGGCGGCGGGCCCGCCGGGCTCGGCGCCGCCGTGTACGGGGCGTCCGAGGGGCTCAGGACCGTGCTGGTGGAGCGCTCGGCCACCGGCGGGCAGGCCGGGCAGAGCTCCCGGATCGAGAACTACCTGGGCTTCCCCGACGGGGTGTCCGGCGCCCAGCTCACCGACCGGGCGCGCCGGCAGGCCGCCAAGTTCGGCGCGGAGATCCTCACCGCCCGCGAGGTGACGGCGCTGGAGGCCAACGGCGCCGCCCGGGTCGTACGGTTCGCGGACGGCACGGCGATCGCGGCGCACAGCGTGATCCTCGCGACCGGCGTGCAGTACCGGCAGCTGGAGGCGCAGGGCTGCACCGATCTCACGGGGTGCGGCGTGTTCTACGGCTCGGCGCTGACCGAGGCCGCCTCCTGCCAGGGCCAGGACATCTACATCGTCGGCGGCGCCAACTCGGCGGGCCAGGCGGCGATGTACCTGTCCCGGGGCGCGAAGTCGGTGACGCTGCTGGTACGCGGGCCCGACCTGTCGGCGTCGATGTCGCACTACCTGATCCAGCAGATCAACGAGGCGCCGAACATCTCGGTGCGGCCGCACACCGTCGTGGACGCGGCGCACGGCTCGGACCACCTGGAGCAGCTGACGCTGCGTGACACGGTGACCGGAGAGTGCGAACGGGTCGACGCCCAGTGGATGTTCGTGTTCATCGGCGCCGCCCCGCTGACCGACTGGCTGGGCGACGCGGTGCTGCGCGACGAGCGCGGGTTCATCCTGGCCGGGCCCGATCTGACCGCCGACGGGCGGCCGCCGGCCGGCTGGGAGCTGGACCGGCCGCCGTACCACCTGGAGACCAGCGTCCCCGGCGTGTTCGTGGCCGGTGACGCCCGTGCCGAGTCCGCCAAGCGCGTGGCGTCCGCGGTCGGCGAGGGAGCGATGGCCGTCATGCTCGTCCACCGGTATCTGGAACAGTCGTGA
- a CDS encoding universal stress protein, with product MTRPITAGVDGTEESLAALDWACREAVRRGLALRVVHAWRYAESLATADRDTQYGWVSQGVADAVRAVCERHPELPVSVDVVEGDPVDALTGAGAEAEMLVLGSRGHGAVLGFLLGSAGRQVIAGATRPVVLVRAGDRPAAEAAGRDVVVGQHGEPEDSAAALRFAFETAAARDATVRAVRAWTLPPVFAYSPGSLKLLDDAGGLEPYERQALTRALRPWRERFPEVPVAEQVEMGSAGQVLLSAAERAQLVVVGRRAHRGAVGARIGSVAHGVLHHAGCPVAVVPHD from the coding sequence ATGACACGCCCGATCACGGCAGGAGTCGACGGCACCGAGGAGAGCCTGGCCGCGCTGGACTGGGCCTGCCGGGAGGCCGTACGCCGCGGGCTGGCCCTGCGCGTGGTGCACGCCTGGCGCTACGCCGAGTCGCTCGCCACCGCCGACCGGGACACCCAGTACGGATGGGTCTCGCAGGGTGTGGCCGACGCCGTGCGGGCCGTCTGCGAACGGCATCCGGAGCTGCCGGTGAGCGTCGACGTCGTCGAGGGCGACCCGGTGGACGCGCTGACGGGTGCCGGGGCGGAGGCCGAGATGCTGGTGCTGGGCTCGCGCGGGCACGGGGCCGTCCTCGGGTTCCTGCTGGGCTCGGCCGGCCGGCAGGTGATCGCCGGGGCGACCCGGCCGGTGGTCCTGGTGCGCGCCGGGGACCGGCCCGCCGCGGAGGCCGCCGGGCGGGACGTCGTGGTCGGCCAGCACGGCGAACCCGAGGACAGCGCGGCCGCCCTGCGGTTCGCCTTCGAGACGGCGGCGGCCCGCGACGCGACCGTCCGGGCGGTGCGCGCGTGGACCCTGCCGCCGGTGTTCGCCTACAGCCCCGGCTCGCTCAAGCTCCTCGACGACGCAGGCGGTCTCGAACCCTACGAGCGGCAGGCCCTCACGCGGGCGCTGCGGCCGTGGCGGGAGCGGTTCCCCGAGGTGCCCGTCGCCGAGCAGGTCGAGATGGGCAGCGCCGGCCAGGTGCTGCTGTCGGCGGCCGAGCGGGCCCAGCTGGTGGTCGTGGGGCGCCGCGCGCACCGCGGTGCCGTGGGCGCGCGGATCGGGTCGGTCGCGCACGGGGTGCTGCACCACGCCGGGTGCCCGGTCGCCGTGGTCCCGCACGACTGA
- a CDS encoding DUF4032 domain-containing protein, with product MALHISATNPEHPALLLALPWDVPLEEWPEEYLVPLPRGISRHIVRYAHAGDEVIAVKELAERPALREYELLRDLDRLGIPAVDPLAVVTGRTDRAGRPLEPVLVTRHLRGSMPYRSMFETTMRPATMHRLMDALAVLLVRLHLAGFAWGDCSLSNTLFRRDAGAYAAYLVDAETGDLHPRLSPGQREYDLDLARVNISGELLDLEASGALHPSVDPVEFGHEICTRYQGLWQELTRTSVYPAGKYHYIERRIRRLNDLGFDVAEMQIEHSSNGDSVTFVPKVVDAGHHQRQLLRLTGLDAEENLARRLLNDLESWMATQEDYAPGDPLAARPEVLAHRWVRDVFRPTVRAVPPELRGSMDPAEIYHELLEHRWYLSERAQHDIGLDTAVKDYIENVLPKARAGLEPVEAE from the coding sequence ATGGCCTTGCACATCAGCGCCACGAACCCGGAGCACCCCGCCCTGCTGCTCGCCCTCCCCTGGGACGTGCCCCTGGAGGAGTGGCCCGAGGAATACCTCGTGCCGCTCCCGAGGGGCATCTCCCGGCACATCGTGCGGTACGCCCACGCCGGGGACGAGGTGATCGCCGTCAAGGAGCTGGCCGAGCGTCCCGCGCTGCGCGAGTACGAGCTGCTGCGCGACCTCGACCGGCTCGGCATCCCCGCCGTCGACCCGCTCGCCGTGGTCACCGGCCGCACCGACCGCGCGGGCCGGCCGCTGGAGCCGGTGCTGGTCACCCGGCATCTGCGCGGTTCGATGCCGTACCGCTCGATGTTCGAGACGACCATGCGCCCGGCGACCATGCACCGGCTGATGGACGCCCTGGCGGTGCTGCTGGTGCGCCTGCACCTGGCCGGGTTCGCCTGGGGCGACTGCTCCCTGTCGAACACGCTGTTCCGCCGGGACGCGGGCGCCTACGCCGCCTACCTGGTCGACGCCGAGACCGGCGACCTGCACCCGCGGCTGAGCCCCGGGCAGCGGGAGTACGACCTCGATCTGGCCCGGGTGAACATCAGCGGCGAGCTGCTGGACCTGGAGGCGTCCGGCGCGCTGCACCCCTCCGTCGACCCGGTGGAGTTCGGGCACGAGATCTGCACCCGGTACCAGGGCCTGTGGCAGGAGCTGACCCGCACCTCGGTGTACCCGGCGGGCAAGTACCACTACATCGAACGCCGGATCCGCCGGCTGAACGACCTCGGGTTCGACGTCGCCGAGATGCAGATCGAGCACTCCTCCAACGGCGACAGCGTCACCTTCGTGCCGAAGGTCGTCGACGCCGGCCACCACCAGCGCCAGCTGCTCAGGCTGACCGGCCTGGACGCCGAGGAGAACCTGGCGCGCAGGCTGCTGAACGACCTGGAGAGCTGGATGGCCACCCAGGAGGACTACGCCCCGGGCGACCCCCTCGCCGCCCGCCCCGAGGTGCTGGCCCACCGCTGGGTGCGGGACGTGTTCCGGCCCACCGTGCGGGCCGTGCCGCCCGAGCTGCGCGGCTCGATGGACCCGGCGGAGATCTACCACGAGCTCCTCGAGCACCGCTGGTACCTGTCCGAGCGCGCCCAGCACGACATAGGCCTCGACACCGCCGTCAAGGACTACATCGAGAACGTGCTGCCCAAGGCGCGGGCCGGTCTGGAGCCGGTCGAGGCCGAGTAG